A DNA window from Arachis duranensis cultivar V14167 chromosome 3, aradu.V14167.gnm2.J7QH, whole genome shotgun sequence contains the following coding sequences:
- the LOC107477861 gene encoding protein VASCULATURE COMPLEXITY AND CONNECTIVITY — protein MARVGGICLCLLILIMDVGAGILGFEAEIAQNKVKHMRVWIFECREPSHKAFMMGLGAAVLLGLSHAIANLLGGCNCLCSHHDYDKASSNIQLSTLCLILTWVVLAVGMSMLVIGAMSNNRSDGSCGFSHHHFLSIGGILCFVHGLFSVAYYVSATASSV, from the exons ATGGCTAGAGTAGGAGGAATTTGTCTGTGTCTTCTCATTCTAATCATGGATGTTGGAGCTGGGATTCTCGGCTTTGAGGCTGAAATAGCACAAAACAag GTTAAGCACATGAGAGTGTGGATCTTTGAGTGTAGAGAGCCAAGCCATAAGGCGTTTATGATGGGGTTGGGTGCTGCAGTGCTTTTGGGGCTATCACATGCCATAGCCAATTTGTTAGGTGGATGCAACTGCCTTTGCTCTCACCATGACTATGATAAGGCTTCCTCTAATATCCAACTCTCAACACTTTGCCTCATTTTAACTTG GGTTGTGTTGGCCGTTGGAATGTCTATGCTGGTGATAGGGGCTATGTCAAACAACAGATCAGACGGTTCATGTGGCTTCTCACACCATCATTTCCTTTCAATTGGAGGAATTCTCTGTTTTGTTCATGGCCTATTCAGTGTTGCATATTACGTTTCTGCCACTGCCTCTAGTGTTTAA
- the LOC107477841 gene encoding formin-like protein 3, whose protein sequence is MELTRPGYAVIYVILLCALAQGGSEGKRGEDDDFSPSSLLVHTTQQAEIVPKHRKELTKNIEGKELDLHAKEESNDIRPILFRQNNTNKATKSNQTIDPPTPQPQSSPPRRSHRLLAASRSLTESSDPVTSPPPNKNEDDKQPKTTVHGAAAVSGILMALGVSFCYRQVKTNKEEKEDILILTSKDYAGGSPKIVRLGDNTELNKHNKEEESVTDNNEKKTSDDDAKNEGSNTTSEVETTAPLQVVEHVVEFAPGPPQPPPPPPTRSAPLPPPAPRAPPPPVPPRGHGPPPPPPPRLPGKGPRAPPPPPLRGGRGTSHPPPVPSRPLSKRFRNVARVDSFTEVPDPAKPKLKPFFWDKVNAKSDQAMVWHKISGGSFVFNEEQMEFLFGCANHNKNERKKDSPQIDTAQLVQIIDKKKAQNLSILLKALNVTTEEVVDAIKEGNELPIELMQTLVKMAPTSDEELKLRLYTGPLSDLGPAEKFLKVLVDIPFAFRRIECLIFMCTLQEESSTMREYFTTLEVACKKLVKSRLFLKLLEAVLKTGNRMNDGTYRGGAQAFKLDTLLKLSDVKGTDGKTTLLHFVVQEIIRSEGVRALRTAKESGSMPNLETEDSSEENYRSLGIEVVSGLSTELLDVRMAALIDGDLISSTVAKLSHSLSKTREFLDTEMKNVQEDGEFRSCMERFLEKATSEVAWLIEEEKRITELVKGTADYFHGNSGKEEGLRLFAVVRDFLFILDKVCKEVKETNVKEAKINAASKINNNNNNNSNVKESSPSVTPSSTTEAQQQNSGPSELHRRLFPAIVQRRVDDDSSSDDDYDDDDDNNKISP, encoded by the exons ATGGAGTTGACAAGACCTGGCTATGCCGTAATTTATGTCATTCTACTTTGCGCATTGGCACAAGGGGGCTCAGAGGGGAAGAGGGGCGAGGACGATGATTTTTCTCCATCATCGTTACTTGTACACACAACACAACAG GCCGAGATAGTGCCAAAACATAGAAAAGAATTGACAAAGAACATTGAAGGCAAAGAGTTGGACTTACATGCAAAAGAAGAGAGCAATGACATTAGGCCAATACTTTTCAGACAAAACAACACAAacaaagcaacaaaatcaaaccAAACTATTGATCCACCAACACCACAACCACAGTCATCGCCACCGCGACGATCTCATCGGCTCCTTGCCGCTTCTAGATCTCTAACAGAGAGTAGTGATCCTGTAACTTCTCCTCCACCTAATAAAAATGAAGATGACAAACAACCAAAAACGACGGTTCATGGTGCTGCTGCTGTATCAGGAATTCTAATGGCACTTGGGGTGTCCTTTTGCTATAGACAGGTCAAaaccaacaaagaggaaaaagaagatataCTAATATTAACCTCAAAGGATTATGCTGGCG gtTCACCAAAGATTGTTCGTTTGGGAGATAATACTGAACTTAACAAGCATAATAAGGAAGAAGAATCTGTTACAGATaacaatgaaaagaaaacttCTGATGATGATGCTAAGAATGAAGGTAGCAACACTACCTCAGAAGTTGAGACAACAGCACCATTACAAGTTGTGGAACATGTAGTTGAATTTGCACCAGGCCcaccacaaccaccaccaccgccaCCAACTCGATCAGCTCCACTACCTCCCCCGGCCCCACGGGCCCCTCCACCGCCGGTCCCCCCACGGGGCCACGGTCCGCCACCACCACCGCCTCCAAGGCTACCCGGTAAGGGCCCTCGGGCGCCACCGCCGCCGCCTTTAAGAGGAGGGCGAGGAACAAGTCATCCTCCACCTGTTCCTTCAAGACCGTTGTCTAAAAGATTTAGAAATGTTGCTAGAGTAGATAGCTTTACTGAGGTCCCTGATCCTGCAAAGCCTAAACTAAAGCCATTTTTCTGGGACAAGGTTAATGCAAAATCTGATCAAGCAATGGTGTGGCACAAAATCAGCGGAGGTTCATTCGT ATTCAATGAGGAACAGATGGAGTTTCTATTTGGTTGCGCAAACCATAACAAAAATGAACGCAAAAAGGATTCACCACAAATTGATACAGCACAACTTGTTCAGATTATTGACAAGAAAAAAGCACAGAATTTGTCAATTCTTTTGAAAGCTTTGAATGTGACAACAGAGGAAGTTGTTGATGCCATTAAAGAAG GTAATGAGCTTCCTATTGAGCTCATGCAGACACTGGTGAAGATGGCGCCGACATCCGACGAAGAATTGAAGCTTAGGTTATATACAGGACCCCTTTCTGATCTTGGCCCTGCAGAGAAGTTTCTCAAAGTCTTGGTTGATATTCCATTTGCTTTCAGACGCATTGAATGTTTGATTTTCATGTGTACCCTTCAAGAAGAGTCCTCAACTATGAGGGAGTATTTCACAACATTAGAG GTTGCTTGCAAGAAACTTGTAAAAAGTAGGCTATTCTTGAAGCTTCTAGAAGCAGTTCTTAAAACCGGCAACCGAATGAACGACGGAACGTACCGCGGCGGCGCGCAAGCATTCAAGCTGGACACACTCTTGAAGCTATCAGACGTGAAAGGAACAGATGGGAAGACGACGCTGCTGCACTTCGTTGTTCAAGAAATCATTCGATCCGAGGGAGTTAGAGCTCTAAGAACGGCGAAAGAAAGCGGAAGCATGCCAAACTTGGAAACAGAGGATTCTTCTGAAGAAAACTACCGAAGCCTCGGCATTGAAGTAGTTTCAGGCCTAAGCACTGAGCTATTGGACGTGAGAATGGCGGCGTTAATAGACGGCGATTTGATCAGTTCTACGGTGGCGAAACTCAGCCACTCGCTTTCCAAGACTCGAGAGTTTCTTGACACCGAGATGAAGAACGTTCAAGAAGACGGCGAGTTCCGATCTTGCATGGAGAGGTTTCTGGAGAAGGCGACATCGGAAGTGGCTTGGTTGATTGAGGAGGAGAAGAGGATAACGGAACTTGTTAAGGGAACTGCAGATTATTTTCACGGTAATTCAGGGAAAGAAGAAGGGCTTAGATTGTTCGCCGTTGTCCGCGATTTCTTGTTCATATTGGATAAGGTGTGCAAGGAGGTGAAGGAAACAAACGTTAAAGAGGCAAAGATTAATGCTGCTTCaaagattaataataataacaataataatagtaatgttAAAGAGTCTTCACCATCAGTGACGCCGTCTTCTACCACGGAAGCTCAACAGCAAAATTCAGGGCCTTCTGAACTTCATAGGAGATTGTTTCCTGCTATTGTCCAGAGGAGAGTGGATGATGATTCTAGCTCTGATGATGACTACGACGATGATGACGATAATAACAAAATTTCTCCATAA